GTCCGCGCAGGCCTTTGAGCAGATACACCAGCGCCAGCGCCCCGCGTACCGCTCCCCGTCGGATTTGGCGCAGGACCTTCGCAGCATCAGCCGCTTCAGCAAAGGGCCGGTATTCGTGCTGGGCGACATTCGCCAGCCCGGCATGGACTACGCCGAGGCATTCCTCGCGGCGGTCAGGGGCTTCCCCAATCAGGTCATCCTGGAATTGTTTGAGCCGGCCTCGCGCGAGTTCATGCAGTTGGTGGGGCAGAGCCTGCCGCATTGGACGCTGGAGGTGTCGCTGGAATCCCACGACGACGAGGTGCGCCAGGCTTTCGGGCGGCCCTACACCACGGCGGCCATGGAGAAGACCATGGAGTACGCGCTGGAGGCGGGCTGCGAGCGGCTGGATGTCTTCTTCATGATTGGCCTGCCCAAGCAGACCTACGAATCCGTCATGGGAACCGCCGAGTACTGTCGCCATCTGGTGCACGATGTGGACAAGGGCCAGCCGCGCCGCTTGATCCCGTTTATCTCGCCCCTGGCCCCATTCCTGGACCCGGGAAGCGAGGTGTTTGAGAATCCGGAGGCGCACGGCTATCGCCTCTTGTGCCATACGGTGGAAGAGCACCGGAGGGCGCTGGTGCAGCCGTCGTGGAAGTACGTGCTGAACTACGAGACGCGGTGGATGAACCGCGACGCCATCGTGGACAGCACCTACGCGGCGGGGCTGGCGCTGAACCGCCTGAAGACGGAGACGGGCATCATCCCGCGCGCCGTTGGCGAGGCCACGGAACGGCGCATCCACAAGGCGCGGCGGCTCATCGCCCAGATTGACGACATCATGAGCATGGACGACGCCGACCTTCGGGCCAAACTCCTTCGCGCCCTGAAGCCCCAGGTGGACAGCGCGAACATCTCCACCGTGTGCGAGAAGAGCGAGTTGGAACTGCCGCTGGGCTGGGCGAAACTGAACGTGCCGGCGGCGGCGACGGTGCTCCTGAGCGGGTTGCGGCGGAAGATCACGCGCTCGGAGACGAAGGCGGGCTGAAGTGAAACGCACCATTAGCATCGTTCTGGTGGTTGTGGCGGCGCTGGTCGTGGCGGTTACGACGGTGCAGCCGCTGTACGACCAGATCGCCTATGTGGTTACGCTGACGGTGGTGGTGGCGTATGCCTGGGCCAGGGTGGGCGCGCGCTCCGTGGAGTTCGTTCGGCATACCCCCGCGCACCGCTCGCAGGTGGGGCGCTACATAGAAGAACAGTTCACCGTGCGCAATACCAGCCTGGTCCCCAAACTCTGGCTGGAGGTGCGCGACCTGTCCGAGTTGCCCGGGCACCGCGCCAGCCGCGTGGTAACCTCGCTGGGGCCGAGACGCAAGCGGGGCTGGACCGTGCGCACGCTGTGCCAGCGGCGTGGGCGGTTCCGTCTGGGGCCGGTGGAACTAACCAGCGGCGACGCCTTCGGGCTGTTCCGCATCACGCGCCGCGTAGAGGCCACGGCGTCGGTGGTGGTGTACCCCTATACGGTGGACCTGCCGGCGTTTCTCCCGCCAGGCGGCGAACTCCCAGGCGGCGACGCCCTGCGCCGCAGGACGCACCATATCACCACCAACGTGTCGGGCGTGCGCGACTACGAACCCGGCGATGGGTTCAACCGCATTCACTGGAAGTCCACCGCGCGGCACAACAGGCTCATCGTCAAGGAGTTTGAACTGGATCCCCTGGCCGACCTGTGGCTGTTCCCCGACATGCACAGTGCCGTGCAGGTGGGCCGGGTGGCCGAGTCGGCGGACGAGTGGCTGGTGCCGGCCGTCCTGATGAAGGAGGCCCCGCGCGTGCTGGAACCGAGCACGGAAGAGTACGTGGTGTCGGTAACCGCATGTCTGGCGAAGCATTTCCTGTCGCGGAATCGGGCGGTGGGCCTGGCTGCCCAATCCGCGCACCGAGAGTTCATCCAGCCGGACCGCGGCGACCGCCAACTGGGCAAGATCATGGA
This Chloroflexota bacterium DNA region includes the following protein-coding sequences:
- a CDS encoding DUF58 domain-containing protein codes for the protein MKRTISIVLVVVAALVVAVTTVQPLYDQIAYVVTLTVVVAYAWARVGARSVEFVRHTPAHRSQVGRYIEEQFTVRNTSLVPKLWLEVRDLSELPGHRASRVVTSLGPRRKRGWTVRTLCQRRGRFRLGPVELTSGDAFGLFRITRRVEATASVVVYPYTVDLPAFLPPGGELPGGDALRRRTHHITTNVSGVRDYEPGDGFNRIHWKSTARHNRLIVKEFELDPLADLWLFPDMHSAVQVGRVAESADEWLVPAVLMKEAPRVLEPSTEEYVVSVTACLAKHFLSRNRAVGLAAQSAHREFIQPDRGDRQLGKIMETLAVVRARGHVPLAQVLAAEGMGLPRGTSVVVITPSTDLRWVQVLNHLRRRGLRAIAVHVAASTFGEAPASDPVLAELALHQIPTYVVRNGERLEEALSADRAMLARRAG
- a CDS encoding TIGR04190 family B12-binding domain/radical SAM domain protein; translated protein: MSRLDLVLLHAPSVYDFRQESILYGPVSDLVPSTPVFEMYPIGFTTIAEYLERHGFRVRIVNLAVRMLREKRFDPEAMIRSLNPRAFGIDLHWMPHAHGAIEVARLVKKHHPDTPVIFGGFSASYFHRELLTEYPEVDFVVRGDSTEEPMRQLMTALRDGGDFAGVDNLTWRDPDGQVRANPIGFSPDTLDHVLLDYSYVIRSVARYRDLASAIPFRHWLDYPITAALTCRGCTYGCKTCGGSAQAFEQIHQRQRPAYRSPSDLAQDLRSISRFSKGPVFVLGDIRQPGMDYAEAFLAAVRGFPNQVILELFEPASREFMQLVGQSLPHWTLEVSLESHDDEVRQAFGRPYTTAAMEKTMEYALEAGCERLDVFFMIGLPKQTYESVMGTAEYCRHLVHDVDKGQPRRLIPFISPLAPFLDPGSEVFENPEAHGYRLLCHTVEEHRRALVQPSWKYVLNYETRWMNRDAIVDSTYAAGLALNRLKTETGIIPRAVGEATERRIHKARRLIAQIDDIMSMDDADLRAKLLRALKPQVDSANISTVCEKSELELPLGWAKLNVPAAATVLLSGLRRKITRSETKAG